One window of Ictalurus punctatus breed USDA103 chromosome 22, Coco_2.0, whole genome shotgun sequence genomic DNA carries:
- the qsox2 gene encoding sulfhydryl oxidase 2, which produces MSVYSFRMAVPHCLQTIILMAILQHGQAGRLYTEQDPLDILTGDTLKQTLSNSSTAWLVQFYSSWCGHCIQYSPTWKALAGDVKDWTQAIRIGVLDCAHEKNFDICKEFSIHFYPTFRYFKAHSTTFDIGKTYRGADREIQTVRQLMVNFIQNHTRQNWPAGCPSLEPARTENIQSLIGLKSDHYTAVIIEDEESYIGREVILDLMPYEGVVVKRVLNSEKVLLEKLGITTAPAAYLFYPNGTHAGMDVQKKIRFFFSSFLKLLPGVHRKHSPSVQQPEPAAFKDQSTSELYRDFDKSKVYMVDLESGLHYLLRVELATHKTLEGVELKTFKDFVTVVAKLFPGRQSVVKLLETLLEWLVSLPLEKIPYEAILDLANNKMRISGLHLTERVQWLGCQGSSVALRGYPCSLWTLFHVLTVQAASRPDALANTALEDDPLAVLQTMRQYIGMFFGCRECGKHFEEMAQESMSQVKSLDEAVLWLWRKHNQVNARLAGSMSEDPMFPKTQWPTPDLCPTCHEEQDGLHVWNEDMVLAFLKKHYSAANISPKYTSDIHPEAGAVAANKAISTPSSVIIKGLKPSPEGIPKHMKQTDESGTGGIQKEPNLPFLGLGFSGVDMSLCVLLYAFSCVFLMLMFFFFRVRSKRWKIKNHRLHV; this is translated from the exons AtgtctgtttattcatttagaatggCAGTGCCGCATTGCTTGCAAACTATTATTTTGATGGCCATACTTCAGCATGGCCAAGCTGGTCGGTTATATACTGAACAAGACCCGCTGGACATTTTAACCGGTGATACTCTGAAGCAAACCTTGTCCAACTCTTCCACAGCCTGGCTGGTTCAGTTTTACTCGTCGTGGTGCGGACACTGCATCCAGTATTCACCCACATGGAAGGCGCTAGCAGGAGACGTGAAAG ACTGGACTCAGGCCATCCGTATTGGAGTTCTGGACTGTGCACATGAGAAGAATTTTGACATTTGCAAAGAATTCAGCATCCACTTCTATCCTACATTTCGG TACTTCAAAGCACATAGTACTACCTTTGACATTGGAAAGACGTATCGAG GAGCAGATCGAGAGATTCAGACAGTAAGACAGCTGATGGTAAACTTCATCCAAAACCACACGAGGCAAAACTGGCCTGCTGGCTGTCCTTCCCTGGAACCTGCCAG GACTGAGAACATTCAGTCTTTGATTGGATTGAAATCAGATCACTACACTGCGGTTATCATAGAGGATGAAGAATCGTACATTGGAAGAGAG GTAATATTGGACCTTATGCCATATGAAGGTGTGGTAGTGAAGAGGGTCCTCAATTCAGAAAAGGTCCTTCTGGAAAAGCTTGGCATCACCACTGCCCCTGCTGCCTACCTCTTCTACCCCAATGGGACACATGCAGGCATGGATGT GCAGAAGAAAATacgttttttcttttcctccttccTCAAACTACTACCTGGAGTTCACCGGAAACATTCCCCCTCAGTCCAGCAGCCTGAACCGGCAGCTTTTAAAGACCAGAGCACAAGTGAGCTGTACAGAGACTTTGACAA GTCTAAAGTGTACATGGTAGACCTGGAGTCTGGCTTACATTACCTATTGAGAGTGGAGCTGGCAACTCACAAGACCTTAGAGGGAGTGGAGCTGAAAACCTTTAAAGACTTTGTCACAGTAGTGGCTAAG CTGTTTCCTGGACGCCAATCTGTGGTTAAACTTCTAGAGACACTACTGGAATGGCTGGTCAGTTTACCACTGGAGAAAATTCCTTATGAAGCCATTTTGGACCTGGCCAACAACAAGATGAGG ATCTCCGGACTACACCTGACTGAGCGTGTGCAATGGCTAGGCTGCCAGGGCAGCAGTGTGGCACTCCGAGGATACCCCTGCTCCCTTTGGACCCTCTTTCACGTGCTCACTGTGCAGGCTGCCAGCCGGCCAGACGCGCTTGCCAACACCG CACTGGAGGATGATCCATTGGCCGTGCTACAAACAATGAGACAGTACATTGGCATGTTCTTCGGCTGCCGTGAGTGTGGAAAACACTTTGAGGAGATGGCACAGGAATCCATGAGCCAGGTGAAGTCTTTGGATGAAGCAGTGCTCTGGTTATGGAGGAAACATAACCAGGTTAATGCCAGGCTAGCAG GGTCAATGAGTGAAGACCCCATGTTTCCAAAAACACAATGGCCCACTCCTGACCTCTGTCCAACATGCCATGAAGAGCAAGATGGGCTACATGTGTGGAATGAAGATATGGTCCTTGCTTTCCTCAAAAAACATTATAGTGCTGCCAATATCTCCCCCAAGTACACCAGTGATATCCatccagaagcaggtgcagttGCAGCTAACAAAGCCATATCAACCCCATCTAGTGTTATAATTAAAGGGTTGAAGCCATCTCCTGAAGGTATTCCAAAACACATGAAGCAAACTGATGAAAGTGGAACTGGAGGCATCCAAAAGGAGCCTAATCTCCCATTCTTGGGTCTGGGCTTCTCTGGTGTGGACATGAGTCTGTGTGTGCTGTTGTACGCATTCTCTTGCGTCTTTCTCATGCtcatgttcttcttcttccgtgTTCGCTCCAAAAGGTGGAAAATCAAAAACCACAGACTGCATGTATAG